One stretch of Micromonospora echinospora DNA includes these proteins:
- a CDS encoding sugar porter family MFS transporter — MSIVVLSGAFFGYNQGVISGALHDIRRTFDVDTFEVEVAASWVTLGALAGALAGSHLADRIGRRGALWVAAGAYVVGTIVQAAAPTIGALLGARLLLGVGIGVASVAGPMFAAEAAPERIRGGLLAVYQFSTTFAIFIGYLADELFTGGESWRYLLGAAVVLGVALILVTVVVPDSAVWYLKRGDRRRARQSLCRTVPEDRVDQRLGEVEKSLHGRRASWRELLSPQWRRPLALGVGLALFQQTTGINGIIYYADSIFAAAGFRTPEAQLSATTWAIGAVDAAFALVAVGLLDRVGRRPLLLVGLAGMAVSLAVVSVSFLGAGAGRGDGRITTAGLFLLFGVVFFVAFYAVSIGPAAWTVINEIYPGPIRGRCVAIASATHWGTEYLITQFFLSLLDALGRSGVFALFAGLCVVGFLFVRRYLPETRGRTPEQIQQMWVADYDRRKRTHTGS, encoded by the coding sequence GTGTCGATCGTCGTCCTCTCCGGCGCGTTCTTCGGCTACAACCAGGGCGTCATCAGCGGCGCCCTGCACGACATCCGGCGCACGTTCGACGTGGACACCTTCGAGGTGGAGGTGGCGGCGAGCTGGGTGACGCTCGGCGCGCTGGCCGGCGCGCTCGCCGGTAGTCACCTCGCCGACCGGATCGGCCGGCGGGGCGCGCTCTGGGTCGCCGCCGGCGCTTACGTCGTCGGCACGATCGTGCAGGCGGCGGCCCCGACCATCGGCGCGCTGCTCGGCGCGCGGCTGCTCCTCGGCGTGGGCATCGGCGTCGCCTCGGTCGCCGGACCGATGTTCGCGGCCGAGGCCGCGCCGGAACGCATCCGTGGTGGCCTGCTCGCGGTCTACCAGTTCTCGACCACCTTCGCGATCTTCATCGGCTACCTCGCGGACGAGCTGTTCACCGGCGGCGAGTCGTGGCGGTACCTGCTCGGCGCCGCGGTCGTGCTGGGCGTGGCGCTGATCCTGGTCACCGTGGTGGTGCCGGACTCGGCGGTCTGGTACCTCAAGCGGGGCGACCGCCGCCGTGCCCGGCAGTCGCTGTGCCGGACCGTCCCCGAGGACCGGGTGGACCAGCGTCTCGGAGAGGTCGAGAAGAGCCTGCACGGCCGCCGGGCGAGCTGGCGGGAGCTGCTGTCCCCGCAGTGGCGGCGTCCGCTCGCGCTGGGCGTGGGGCTGGCGCTGTTCCAGCAGACGACCGGGATCAACGGCATCATCTACTACGCCGACTCGATCTTCGCGGCGGCCGGATTCCGTACCCCGGAGGCGCAGCTCTCCGCGACCACCTGGGCCATCGGCGCGGTGGACGCGGCGTTCGCGCTCGTCGCGGTGGGCCTGCTGGACCGCGTCGGCCGCCGGCCGCTGCTGCTGGTCGGCCTGGCCGGGATGGCGGTCTCGCTCGCCGTGGTGAGCGTCAGCTTCCTCGGCGCGGGTGCCGGGCGCGGCGACGGCCGGATCACCACCGCGGGCCTGTTCCTGCTGTTCGGCGTGGTCTTCTTCGTCGCCTTCTACGCCGTGTCGATCGGCCCGGCCGCGTGGACCGTGATCAACGAGATCTATCCCGGCCCGATCCGAGGGCGGTGCGTGGCGATCGCCTCCGCCACCCACTGGGGCACCGAGTACCTGATCACGCAGTTCTTCCTGAGCCTGCTCGACGCGCTCGGCCGGTCGGGCGTCTTCGCGCTCTTCGCCGGCCTGTGCGTGGTCGGCTTCCTGTTCGTCCGGCGCTATCTGCCGGAGACCAGGGGCCGGACGCCGGAGCAGATCCAGCAGATGTGGGTCGCCGACTACGACCGGCGCAAGCGGACGCACACCGGTTCCTGA
- a CDS encoding urease subunit gamma — protein MHLTPKEFDKLTIHSLAMVANARRARGVKLNHPEAVAVICAAALEGAREGKTVEEVMNDASHVLTADDVIPGVADMIPMLQVEAVFTDGSRLITVHSPIQ, from the coding sequence ATGCATCTCACGCCGAAGGAATTCGACAAGCTGACGATCCACTCGTTGGCGATGGTCGCCAACGCCCGCAGGGCGCGCGGGGTCAAGCTCAACCACCCCGAGGCCGTGGCGGTGATCTGCGCCGCGGCGCTCGAAGGCGCGCGGGAGGGCAAGACCGTCGAGGAGGTCATGAACGACGCCAGCCACGTGCTCACGGCGGACGACGTGATCCCCGGCGTGGCGGACATGATCCCGATGCTCCAGGTCGAGGCGGTCTTCACCGACGGGTCACGGCTGATCACCGTCCACTCACCCATCCAGTAG
- a CDS encoding urease subunit beta: MAKQHPGPNSKHLRPIGGYKLSDQPLELNAGRPVTEVVVHNTGDRPIQVGSHFHFFEANRFLEFDRPSAFGKRLNIPATTSIRFEPGDRKTVQLVPYGGSQRVYGFNGLVQGWTGDGPIPGYRPDRAEALHQAQTRGFKTTPQQQDQGQAKEQAKGKGKGQDKSGKGDK; this comes from the coding sequence ATGGCGAAACAACATCCGGGACCGAACTCCAAGCACCTTCGGCCCATCGGCGGCTACAAGCTCAGCGACCAACCTCTGGAACTCAACGCCGGGCGGCCGGTGACCGAGGTGGTCGTGCACAACACCGGTGACCGGCCCATCCAGGTCGGCTCCCACTTCCACTTCTTCGAGGCCAACCGCTTCCTGGAGTTCGACCGCCCGTCGGCGTTCGGGAAGCGGCTGAACATCCCGGCCACGACCTCGATCCGGTTCGAGCCCGGCGACCGCAAGACCGTCCAGCTCGTCCCGTACGGCGGTTCCCAGCGGGTGTACGGCTTCAACGGCCTGGTCCAGGGCTGGACCGGCGACGGGCCGATCCCCGGGTACCGGCCGGACCGGGCCGAGGCGCTCCACCAGGCCCAGACGCGCGGCTTCAAGACGACACCGCAGCAGCAGGACCAGGGTCAGGCCAAGGAACAGGCCAAGGGCAAGGGCAAGGGCCAGGACAAGAGCGGCAAGGGCGACAAGTAG
- a CDS encoding urease accessory protein UreF yields MTGALKLLQFGDSVFPVGAFSFSNGLETAVEQGAVHDRTTLQEFVRTVTRAAATGDGVALLVAHRAAGAGDLDRIRAADEAVHLRKINEETRTMTVRMGRKLAEAAERVVGESLLRKRVAESGGGVPVTYPVALGVLFAELDVGEADAFAAHQYGAASMVLGAAVRLMRVDHLDTQSILFAVNERVGADYEEVRTAGLDDMQSFAPHLDVLAGAHQHAHVRMFMS; encoded by the coding sequence GTGACCGGGGCCCTGAAGCTGCTCCAGTTCGGCGACTCGGTCTTCCCGGTCGGCGCGTTCTCCTTCTCCAACGGGCTGGAGACGGCTGTCGAGCAGGGCGCGGTGCACGACCGGACCACGTTGCAGGAGTTCGTGCGGACGGTCACCCGTGCCGCCGCCACCGGTGACGGCGTCGCGCTGCTCGTGGCGCACCGCGCCGCGGGCGCCGGGGACCTCGACCGGATCCGGGCGGCCGACGAGGCCGTACACCTGCGCAAGATCAACGAGGAGACGCGGACGATGACCGTCCGCATGGGGCGCAAGCTGGCCGAGGCCGCCGAACGGGTGGTGGGGGAGTCCCTGCTGCGCAAGCGCGTCGCGGAGAGCGGCGGCGGAGTCCCGGTCACCTACCCGGTCGCGCTCGGCGTGCTCTTCGCCGAACTCGACGTGGGCGAGGCGGACGCGTTCGCCGCCCACCAGTACGGCGCGGCCTCCATGGTGCTCGGCGCGGCGGTCCGGCTGATGCGGGTGGACCACCTCGACACCCAGTCGATCCTCTTCGCGGTCAACGAGCGGGTCGGCGCGGACTACGAGGAGGTGCGCACCGCCGGGCTCGACGACATGCAGAGCTTCGCGCCGCACCTCGACGTGCTGGCCGGCGCGCACCAGCACGCACACGTACGGATGTTCATGAGCTGA
- a CDS encoding pyridoxamine 5'-phosphate oxidase family protein encodes MSNEPTTAADARRRVTELIRDARICLLTTTGVDGRLVSRPMGLQEAEFDGDLWFFAYADSAKIRQIRVNPQVNVGFSDQRHHAWVSVAGTATEEWDAGRAKELWNPLLKVWFPDGLETPGIRLIKVHAGSAEYWDSPGSTVVNLLGFAKAAVTGKPPKAGENREVSY; translated from the coding sequence ATGAGCAACGAGCCGACCACCGCAGCGGACGCCCGCCGCCGGGTCACCGAGCTGATCCGGGACGCCCGGATCTGCCTGCTCACCACCACCGGCGTGGACGGGCGGCTGGTCAGCCGGCCGATGGGGCTGCAGGAGGCGGAGTTCGACGGGGATCTGTGGTTCTTCGCGTACGCCGACTCCGCCAAGATCCGGCAGATCCGGGTCAACCCCCAGGTCAACGTCGGTTTCTCCGACCAACGCCACCACGCCTGGGTGTCGGTGGCCGGCACCGCCACCGAGGAGTGGGACGCCGGCCGGGCGAAGGAGTTGTGGAACCCGCTGCTCAAGGTGTGGTTCCCGGACGGCCTGGAGACGCCGGGGATCAGGTTGATCAAGGTGCACGCCGGTTCGGCGGAGTACTGGGACTCGCCCGGCAGCACCGTGGTCAACCTGCTCGGCTTCGCCAAGGCGGCGGTGACCGGCAAGCCGCCGAAGGCGGGGGAGAACCGCGAGGTCAGCTACTGA
- a CDS encoding 6-phosphofructokinase: MRIGVLTGGGDCPGLNAVIRAVVRKGVATYGHEFVGFRDGWKGPLEGLTKPLGIPEVRGILPRGGTILGSSRTNPFKIENGVERIKENLAAQGVDALIAIGGEDTLGVATKLHELGVHVIGVPKTIDNDLGATDYTFGFDTAVNIAMEAIDRLHTTAESHHRTLVVEVMGRHAGWIALHAGLAGGANVILLPERQFDVEQVAGYVEKRFQHQYAPIVVVAEGAQPLDGQMVLHNQELDAFGHVRLGGIGQWLAEQLEAKTGKEARTVVLGHIQRGGTPTAFDRVLATRLGLQAIDAVHEGDWGKMVAMQSTDIVRVPLADATRELKTVPLERYAEAEVFFGS; the protein is encoded by the coding sequence ATGCGTATCGGCGTGCTCACCGGCGGCGGCGACTGCCCAGGTCTCAACGCGGTGATTCGGGCGGTGGTCCGCAAGGGCGTCGCCACCTACGGTCACGAGTTCGTGGGCTTCCGGGACGGCTGGAAGGGCCCGCTCGAGGGCCTGACCAAGCCCCTGGGTATCCCCGAGGTGCGCGGCATCCTGCCCCGCGGCGGCACCATCCTCGGCTCGTCCCGCACCAACCCGTTCAAGATCGAGAACGGCGTGGAGCGGATCAAGGAGAACCTCGCCGCCCAGGGCGTGGACGCGCTGATCGCGATCGGCGGCGAGGACACCCTCGGCGTCGCCACGAAGCTGCACGAGCTGGGCGTCCACGTCATCGGCGTGCCCAAGACGATCGACAACGACCTGGGTGCCACCGACTACACGTTCGGCTTCGACACCGCCGTGAACATCGCGATGGAGGCGATCGACCGGCTGCACACCACCGCGGAGAGCCACCACCGCACGCTCGTGGTCGAGGTCATGGGCCGGCACGCCGGCTGGATCGCGCTGCACGCCGGCCTCGCCGGCGGCGCCAACGTGATCCTGCTGCCGGAGCGGCAGTTCGACGTCGAGCAGGTCGCCGGCTACGTCGAGAAGCGCTTCCAGCACCAGTACGCCCCGATCGTCGTGGTCGCCGAGGGCGCCCAGCCGCTGGACGGCCAGATGGTGCTGCACAACCAGGAGCTGGACGCGTTCGGCCACGTCCGCCTGGGCGGCATCGGCCAGTGGCTCGCCGAGCAGCTGGAGGCCAAGACCGGCAAGGAGGCCCGCACCGTGGTGCTCGGCCACATCCAGCGCGGCGGCACCCCGACCGCGTTCGACCGGGTGCTCGCCACCCGGCTCGGCCTGCAGGCCATCGACGCGGTGCACGAGGGCGACTGGGGCAAGATGGTCGCGATGCAGAGCACGGACATCGTCCGCGTCCCGCTGGCCGACGCCACCCGCGAGCTGAAGACCGTGCCGCTGGAGCGGTACGCCGAGGCCGAGGTCTTCTTCGGCAGCTGA
- the proC gene encoding pyrroline-5-carboxylate reductase codes for MAREVHTVAVIGAGKIGELMLSGLLRSGWPVERLLATARRPARAKELADRYGVRVVDNLTAVTEAEVLAVSVKPQDAAALLDEIGPKVPADKLVISLCAGLPTAFFNRRLPEGTPVVRVMTNTPALVDQAMSAISAGAHATGEHLALAEEMFSPLGSTVRVPESQQDAVTALSGSGPAYFYLLVEAMIDAGILLGLPRQVAHELIVQTAIGSAVMLRDSGEHPVKLREAVTSPAGTTISAIRELENHGVRAAMLAALEAARDRARELAAQAD; via the coding sequence ATGGCACGCGAGGTGCACACGGTCGCGGTGATCGGCGCCGGCAAGATCGGTGAGCTGATGCTCTCCGGGCTGCTGCGCTCCGGCTGGCCGGTGGAGCGGCTGCTCGCCACCGCGCGGCGCCCCGCCCGGGCGAAGGAGCTGGCCGACCGCTACGGCGTGCGGGTGGTGGACAACCTCACGGCGGTGACCGAGGCCGAGGTGCTCGCGGTGTCGGTCAAGCCGCAGGACGCCGCCGCGCTGCTGGACGAGATCGGCCCGAAGGTGCCGGCCGACAAGCTTGTCATCTCGCTCTGCGCCGGCCTGCCGACCGCGTTCTTCAACCGCCGGCTGCCCGAGGGCACCCCGGTGGTCCGGGTGATGACCAACACACCGGCGCTTGTCGACCAGGCGATGAGCGCCATCTCGGCGGGCGCGCACGCCACCGGCGAACACCTGGCCCTGGCCGAGGAGATGTTCTCCCCGCTCGGCTCGACCGTGCGGGTGCCCGAGTCGCAGCAGGACGCGGTCACCGCGCTCTCCGGCTCCGGTCCCGCCTACTTCTACCTGCTGGTCGAAGCCATGATCGACGCCGGCATCCTGCTCGGCCTGCCGCGCCAGGTGGCGCACGAGCTGATCGTGCAGACCGCGATCGGCTCGGCGGTGATGCTGCGCGACTCCGGCGAGCACCCGGTGAAGCTGCGCGAGGCGGTGACCTCGCCCGCCGGCACCACCATCTCGGCGATCCGCGAGCTGGAGAACCACGGCGTACGCGCGGCAATGCTGGCGGCGCTGGAGGCGGCCCGGGACCGGGCGCGGGAACTCGCCGCCCAGGCCGACTGA
- the ureG gene encoding urease accessory protein UreG: MKSASRIGVGGPVGSGKTAIIEAVVPRLVEQGLRILVITNDVVTTEDAKHVRRALTGVLVEERIVGVETGACPHTAVREDPSMNLAAVEDMEARFPDSDVVLIESGGDNLTLTFSPALVDYFIYVIDVAAGDKIPRKNGPGISKSDILVINKTDLAPYVDADLDVMARDAELMRGGKPFVFTNCKTGEGIDDLVDLVRRNALFDAEVLA; encoded by the coding sequence ATGAAATCAGCGAGTCGGATCGGTGTCGGCGGCCCGGTGGGCAGCGGCAAGACGGCCATCATCGAGGCCGTCGTGCCCCGCCTGGTCGAGCAGGGCCTGCGCATCCTGGTCATCACCAACGACGTGGTCACCACCGAGGACGCCAAGCACGTCCGCCGCGCCCTGACCGGCGTGCTGGTGGAGGAACGCATCGTCGGCGTGGAGACCGGCGCCTGCCCGCACACGGCCGTACGCGAGGACCCCAGCATGAACCTCGCCGCCGTGGAGGACATGGAGGCGCGGTTCCCGGACAGCGACGTCGTGCTCATCGAGAGCGGCGGGGACAACCTGACGCTCACCTTCAGCCCGGCCCTCGTCGACTACTTCATCTACGTGATCGACGTGGCGGCCGGCGACAAGATCCCGCGCAAGAACGGCCCCGGCATCTCCAAGTCCGACATCCTCGTGATCAACAAGACCGACCTGGCCCCGTACGTCGACGCCGACCTGGACGTGATGGCCCGCGACGCCGAGCTGATGCGCGGCGGCAAGCCGTTCGTCTTCACCAACTGCAAGACCGGCGAGGGCATCGACGACCTGGTGGACCTGGTCCGCCGCAACGCGCTCTTCGACGCCGAAGTGCTGGCATGA
- a CDS encoding YoaK family protein — MNWSAPYGLADSYREFRHPLAALVLAVVTAGALDAFAFLRYGAFVANQSGNAIFLGMGPAGGHPTWPVSAASIVAFATAAGLVSLLRRRTGPTAAPLVDIAVTEIAMVVWTVLNLALAYGRDGTAVRVLLAAAGAAAMGSLTTVASRTAGIATPITYQSDTTTKTGERAARWLLGPTAGRARARRGTLLGLLALVSYSVGGAVGTLAQHRPRWVPLWGTLALAVLILLLRRHPGPASRPG; from the coding sequence GTGAATTGGTCGGCGCCGTACGGCCTCGCGGACTCCTACCGCGAGTTCCGGCACCCGCTCGCGGCGCTGGTGCTCGCCGTCGTCACCGCCGGCGCGCTGGACGCCTTCGCGTTCCTGCGGTACGGCGCGTTCGTCGCCAACCAGTCCGGCAACGCCATCTTCCTCGGCATGGGACCGGCCGGCGGGCACCCCACGTGGCCGGTCTCGGCGGCGTCGATCGTCGCGTTCGCCACCGCCGCCGGACTGGTCAGCCTGCTCCGCCGCCGAACCGGGCCGACGGCGGCGCCGCTGGTGGACATCGCCGTCACCGAGATCGCCATGGTGGTCTGGACCGTGCTCAACCTGGCGCTCGCGTACGGCCGGGACGGCACGGCCGTACGGGTGCTGCTCGCCGCCGCCGGCGCGGCCGCCATGGGCAGCCTGACCACGGTGGCGAGCCGTACCGCGGGGATCGCGACGCCGATCACCTACCAGTCGGACACCACGACGAAGACCGGTGAGCGGGCCGCCCGCTGGCTGCTCGGTCCCACCGCCGGCCGGGCCCGGGCCCGGCGGGGCACTCTGCTCGGGCTGCTCGCCCTGGTCAGCTACAGCGTCGGCGGCGCGGTCGGCACGCTCGCCCAGCACCGGCCCCGCTGGGTGCCGCTGTGGGGGACGCTCGCCCTGGCCGTGCTGATCCTGCTGCTCCGGCGGCACCCGGGACCGGCATCGCGTCCCGGCTGA
- the ureE gene encoding urease accessory protein UreE (involved in the assembly of the urease metallocenter; possible nickel donor), producing the protein MLVETVLGNVNEPAWTERLREAKVDDLVLDQWDAQKSRLRRTTSLGTELALSLARGVRLRDGDVLAWDDATATAVVARIALGEVMVVHLDTLHGESLDMVIRSAVELGHAIGNQHWPAVVKGTKMYVPLTVDSKVMDSVMRTHAFTGLTHEFIPGTEIIAYLAPHESRRLFGGADSTPHTHLPADLN; encoded by the coding sequence ATGCTCGTCGAAACGGTACTCGGCAACGTGAACGAGCCGGCCTGGACCGAGCGGCTCCGGGAGGCCAAGGTCGACGACCTGGTCCTCGACCAGTGGGACGCCCAGAAGAGCCGGCTGCGCCGGACCACGAGCCTCGGCACCGAACTGGCGCTGTCCCTGGCCCGCGGCGTACGGCTGCGCGACGGAGACGTGCTCGCCTGGGACGACGCCACAGCGACCGCTGTGGTGGCCCGGATCGCGCTCGGCGAGGTGATGGTCGTACACCTCGACACGCTGCACGGCGAGTCGCTGGACATGGTGATCCGCTCCGCCGTCGAACTCGGCCACGCGATCGGCAACCAGCACTGGCCGGCGGTCGTGAAGGGCACCAAGATGTACGTCCCGCTGACGGTGGACAGCAAGGTCATGGACTCGGTGATGCGGACCCACGCGTTCACCGGCCTCACCCACGAGTTCATCCCCGGCACCGAGATCATCGCGTACCTGGCCCCGCACGAGTCGCGGCGGCTGTTCGGCGGGGCCGACTCGACCCCGCACACGCACCTGCCCGCCGATCTGAACTGA
- a CDS encoding polyadenylate-specific 3'-exoribonuclease AS: MVYRYFYDCEFIEDGRIVDLVSIGVVDEYGREFYAVSTEFDDSRAVPWVRRNVLDKLPSPADRAWRSRERIRDDLYDFLLEPVRDRPGEQLELWAWYAAYDHVVLAQLWGAMPALPREIPRFTKELRQLWDDRGRPRLPDAEADRHDALVDARHNLARWRAMIAREV, encoded by the coding sequence ATGGTTTACCGCTATTTCTACGACTGCGAATTCATCGAGGACGGCCGCATCGTCGACCTGGTGTCGATCGGCGTCGTCGACGAGTACGGCCGCGAGTTCTACGCGGTCTCCACCGAGTTCGACGACTCCCGGGCGGTGCCCTGGGTGCGGCGCAACGTGCTGGACAAGCTCCCCTCGCCGGCCGACCGGGCCTGGCGCTCGCGTGAGCGCATCCGCGACGACCTGTACGACTTCCTGCTGGAGCCGGTGCGGGACCGGCCGGGCGAGCAGCTGGAGTTGTGGGCCTGGTACGCCGCGTACGACCACGTCGTGCTGGCCCAGCTCTGGGGTGCGATGCCGGCGCTGCCCCGGGAGATCCCCCGGTTCACCAAGGAGCTGCGCCAGCTCTGGGACGACAGGGGCCGTCCCCGGCTGCCGGACGCCGAGGCCGACCGGCACGACGCGCTCGTCGACGCGAGGCACAACCTGGCGCGGTGGCGGGCGATGATCGCGCGGGAGGTTTGA
- a CDS encoding urease accessory protein UreD, with protein sequence MTTLDSVRELAPYQDQPAQLPAAANGKVGILRLGFERRADRTILRDVYRQSPLLVQRALYWDEEMPGLPCVMILTTSGGVLQGDRLRMDVDLGPGAQAHLVTQAATKIQEMDANYGTQSQSFTLAEDAYLEFLPEPVIPFRRSRFVSDTVVRLPETATMLYAEVLQPGRKYYRDGEIFAYDLFSTTLRAQRPDGRPLFVEKFVITPGRFPVTRIGMMDRFHVFGNVVLLTDPDRAARVFERTATPVWDEVTPLATAVSRLPNDAGLVFKVLGQETEPVRAAVRAFCVAAREEVTGCTFPPVFSWR encoded by the coding sequence ATGACCACTCTGGACTCCGTCCGGGAACTCGCGCCGTACCAGGACCAGCCGGCCCAGTTGCCGGCTGCCGCGAACGGCAAGGTGGGCATCCTCCGGCTGGGGTTCGAGCGGCGCGCGGACCGGACCATCCTGCGCGACGTCTACCGGCAGTCCCCGCTGCTGGTGCAGCGCGCGCTGTACTGGGACGAGGAGATGCCGGGTCTGCCCTGCGTCATGATCCTCACCACCTCCGGCGGCGTGCTCCAGGGCGACCGGCTGCGGATGGACGTCGACCTGGGGCCTGGAGCGCAGGCGCACCTGGTCACCCAGGCCGCCACCAAGATCCAGGAGATGGACGCCAACTACGGCACCCAGAGCCAGAGCTTCACCCTGGCCGAGGACGCCTACCTGGAGTTCCTGCCGGAGCCGGTGATCCCGTTCCGGCGCAGCCGGTTCGTCTCCGACACCGTGGTGCGGCTCCCGGAGACCGCGACAATGCTGTACGCCGAGGTGCTCCAGCCCGGCCGCAAGTACTACCGCGACGGCGAGATCTTCGCGTACGACCTGTTCTCGACCACGCTGCGGGCGCAGCGGCCCGACGGCCGGCCACTGTTCGTGGAGAAGTTCGTCATCACGCCCGGCCGGTTCCCGGTGACGCGGATCGGGATGATGGACCGCTTCCACGTCTTCGGCAACGTCGTGCTGCTCACCGACCCGGACCGGGCGGCAAGGGTCTTCGAGCGGACCGCGACGCCGGTGTGGGACGAGGTGACACCGCTGGCCACCGCTGTGAGCCGGCTGCCGAACGACGCCGGCCTGGTGTTCAAGGTGCTCGGGCAGGAGACCGAACCGGTCCGCGCAGCGGTACGCGCGTTCTGCGTCGCCGCCCGCGAAGAGGTGACCGGCTGCACCTTCCCGCCGGTCTTCAGCTGGCGTTGA
- a CDS encoding urease subunit alpha, which produces MSQISRQEYAGMYGPTTGDQIRLGDTDLYIEIEKDLRVLGDEVMYGGGKTLRDGMGSASQATSAEGVVDLVITNVTIVDALLGVVKADVGIKDGKIAGIGKAGNPNIMDGVTPGLVTGPGTDAISGEHLILTAGGIDAHVHLVTPQQVWAALSNGVTTLWGGGTGPTDSTNGVTITPGPWNIENMMRSFEDLPINIGLLGKGNSSGRAPLVEQIMAGVPSFKIHEDWGAPPAVIRSCLAVADEYDVQISIHTDTLNESGYIEDSIAAFEGRTIHTFHTEGAGGGHAPDIIKVAGQMNVLPASTTPTVPYGINSQSELYDMIMVCHNFNPKVPSDVAFVESRIRTETIAAEDVLLDEGVISMMQSDSQAMGRVGETWLRTVQLAGQMKNVRGKLAEDSDANDNFRVLRYVAKMTINPAITQGVSHVIGSVSPGKLADLVLWEPAFFGTKPKMVLKGGMIAWSIMGDPNASLPTPQPVYYRPMFGATGTQVAKNCVTFVSRAAHEAGVAEKLGLQRQVMPVYGCRNLTKRDMVRNDRTPKLEVDPETFAVKMDGVHATVPAAKNLPLSQLYFFS; this is translated from the coding sequence ATGAGTCAGATCTCACGGCAGGAATATGCCGGAATGTACGGCCCGACCACGGGCGACCAGATCCGGCTGGGTGACACCGACCTCTACATCGAGATCGAGAAGGATCTGCGGGTCCTCGGTGACGAGGTCATGTACGGCGGTGGCAAGACCCTGCGCGACGGCATGGGCAGTGCCAGCCAGGCCACCAGCGCCGAGGGCGTGGTGGACCTGGTGATCACCAACGTGACAATCGTCGACGCGCTGCTCGGCGTGGTCAAGGCGGACGTGGGGATCAAGGACGGAAAGATCGCCGGGATCGGCAAGGCCGGCAACCCCAACATCATGGACGGGGTGACCCCGGGCCTGGTGACCGGACCGGGCACCGACGCGATCTCCGGTGAGCACCTGATCCTGACCGCCGGCGGCATCGACGCGCACGTCCACCTGGTCACCCCGCAGCAGGTGTGGGCGGCGCTCAGCAACGGCGTCACCACCCTCTGGGGCGGCGGCACCGGGCCGACCGACAGCACCAACGGCGTCACCATCACGCCCGGCCCGTGGAACATCGAGAACATGATGCGGTCCTTCGAGGACCTGCCGATCAACATCGGCCTGCTGGGCAAGGGCAACAGCAGCGGCCGGGCGCCCCTCGTCGAGCAGATCATGGCCGGAGTCCCCAGCTTCAAGATCCACGAGGACTGGGGCGCGCCGCCCGCGGTGATCCGGTCCTGCCTGGCCGTCGCCGACGAGTACGACGTCCAGATCAGCATCCACACCGACACGCTCAACGAGAGCGGCTACATCGAGGACAGCATCGCCGCCTTCGAGGGCCGTACCATCCACACCTTCCACACCGAGGGCGCGGGCGGCGGGCACGCGCCGGACATCATCAAGGTCGCCGGCCAGATGAACGTGCTGCCCGCCTCGACCACGCCCACGGTGCCGTACGGCATCAACAGCCAGTCCGAGCTGTACGACATGATCATGGTCTGCCACAACTTCAACCCGAAGGTGCCCTCGGACGTCGCCTTCGTGGAGAGCCGGATCCGCACCGAGACCATCGCCGCCGAGGACGTGCTCCTCGACGAGGGCGTCATCTCGATGATGCAGAGCGACTCGCAGGCCATGGGCCGGGTGGGGGAGACCTGGCTGCGCACCGTCCAGCTCGCCGGGCAGATGAAGAACGTCCGCGGCAAGCTGGCCGAGGACTCCGACGCCAACGACAACTTCCGCGTCCTGCGCTACGTCGCCAAGATGACCATCAACCCGGCGATCACCCAGGGCGTCTCGCACGTCATCGGCTCGGTCAGCCCGGGCAAGCTCGCCGACCTCGTCCTCTGGGAACCCGCGTTCTTCGGCACGAAGCCGAAGATGGTGCTCAAGGGCGGCATGATCGCCTGGTCCATCATGGGCGACCCGAACGCCTCGCTGCCCACCCCGCAGCCGGTCTACTACCGGCCCATGTTCGGCGCCACCGGCACCCAGGTCGCCAAGAACTGCGTGACGTTCGTGTCCCGGGCCGCGCACGAGGCGGGCGTCGCCGAGAAGCTCGGCCTGCAACGGCAGGTCATGCCGGTCTACGGCTGCCGCAACCTGACCAAGCGCGACATGGTGCGCAACGACCGTACGCCGAAGCTCGAGGTCGACCCGGAGACCTTCGCGGTCAAGATGGACGGCGTGCACGCGACAGTGCCGGCGGCCAAGAACCTTCCCCTCAGCCAGCTCTACTTCTTCAGCTGA